A genome region from Camelina sativa cultivar DH55 chromosome 10, Cs, whole genome shotgun sequence includes the following:
- the LOC104718919 gene encoding uncharacterized protein LOC104718919 — translation MLHLQQHILSLSYETNSETMENAVMLLSPLAAVKSPKTSPRNLSVAAGSSTLTAVKTPTSAASVSLLLPSPSTPTSHDSIRSESARKRRKLSQTTAAISDFGTKSGFEFGATKKRKRLF, via the exons ATGCTTCACCTTCAACAACACATTCTCTCATTATCGTACGAAACGAACTCCGAAACCATGGAAAACGCAGTGATGCTTCTCTCTCCCTTGGCGGCGGTGAAATCGCCGAAGACGTCTCCAAGGAATCTATCG GTTGCTGCTGGCTCATCAACTCTGACGGCCGTGAAGACGCCAACCTCCGCCGCTAGCGTGAGTCTTCTTTTACCTTCTCCGTCGACGCCAACCTCCCACGATTCC ATTAGGTCAGAATCAGCCAGGAAACGGAGGAAGCTCTCTCAGACCACCGCTGCTATATCAGACTTTGGGACTAAGTCTGGCTTTGAGTTCGGGGCCACCAAGAAGCGCAAGCGCTTGTTCTGA